One genomic segment of Anas platyrhynchos isolate ZD024472 breed Pekin duck chromosome 32, IASCAAS_PekinDuck_T2T, whole genome shotgun sequence includes these proteins:
- the LOC140000497 gene encoding olfactory receptor 6E1-like yields MFLPQQDEWKLGTGVSNGTVISEFILSGFTELEQRLKLFFCMVLLLMYLTTVMGNAAIIFLVCVDNRLQTPMYFFIGNLAFLEIWFTSSTSTKLLVILSSGRRTISVGGCFAQSSFYFALGGAEFVLLVVMSFDRYIAICQPLRYAAIMKHRLCIQLVAAVWVMGLTFSIYRLVLLSKLTFCGSNKIQHFFCDSTPLFQLSCSDITLLWKIDSVFISFIVLSSLCLTLASYTHIFFCILQMPAASARRKASATCSSHLTTLAIVYGSCIVLYAHSSGYISLETNSIVALLNTVLYPFLNPFIYSLRNKAVLLALKEVMARASAQFFP; encoded by the coding sequence ATGTTCCTGCCTCAGCAGGATGAATGGAAATTGGGCACGGGAGTAAGCAATGGAACTGTCATTTCTGAATTCATCCTCTCAGGCTTCACAGAGCTTGAACAAAGGTTAAAGCTATTTTTCTGCATGGTCCTTCTACTCATGTACCTGACAACGGTGATGGGGAATGCAGCCATCATTTTCCTGGTGTGTGTGGATAACCGCCTACAAACCCCCATGTACTTTTTCATTGGCAATCTGGCATTCCTGGAAATCTGGTTTACGTCTTCCACAAGCACCAAACTGTTGGTAATTCTGAGCTCTGGCAGGAGAACAATCTCAGTAGGCGGCTGCTTTGCCCAGTCCTCCTTCTATTTTGCCCTGGGTGGTGCAGAGTTTGTTCTCCTTGTTGTCATGTCCTTTGACCGTTACATTGCCATCTGCCAGCCTTTGCGCTATGCTGCCATCATGAAGCATCGGCTCTGCATCCAGCTGGTTGCTGCTGTTTGGGTCATGGGCCTCACATTCTCGATTTACCGCCTGGTGCTGCTTTCCAAGCTCactttctgtggctcgaacaaGATCCAGCACTTTTTTTGTGACAGCACCCCCTTATTTCAACTGTCTTGCTCTGACATCACCTTGCTTTGGAAAATAGACTCGGTTTTCATATCGTTTATTGTGCTGTCTTCCTTGTGTTTAACTCTGGCATCTTACACACAcatctttttctgtattctacAAATGCCAGCAGCCTCTGCGAGGAGAAAAGCTTCTGCTACGTGCTCTTCCCATCTAACCACCTTGGCCATTGTCTATGGAAGCTGCATTGTTCTCTATGCACACTCCTCAGGATATATTTCTTTGGAGACCAACAGCATTGTAGCTTTGCTGAACACTGTCCTGTACCCATTCTTAAACCCATTCATCTACAGTCTTAGAAACAAGGCCGTGTTGCTGGCTCTTAAGGAAGTTATGGCCCGTGCATCAGCACAGTTTTTCCCCTAA